A region of the Sodalis ligni genome:
CCTTCCTGCAAACCGGCGGTCACCAGCCATTTATCGCCAATCGCCTGCGGCGCGGTGATTTGACGTAAGGCGACTTTATTGTCCGGGCCGACTACCATGGCGGTGGCATTGCCGCGCGGGTCATGGGTAATGCCTTGTTGCGGCACCAATAGCGCGCTGTCGTTTACCCCTTCATCCAGGCGGGCGCGGACAAACATGCCGGGCAGCAGGGTGAGCTGCGGATTGGGGAATATGGCGCGCAGGGTAATGGACCCGGTGGTTTCATCCACGGTGACGTCTGAAAATTCCAGCGTACCGCTTTGTGCGTAAACGCTGCCGTCTTCCATCAGGAGACGCACGGTGGCCTTACCGTTTTGCTGCTTCAGCGTGCCGTTGGCCAGTTCCTGCTTCAACCGCGAATAGTCATTGCTCGACTGGGTGACATCCACATACATGGGATCCAACTGCTGCACGGTAGCCATGGCGGTGGTTTGGGCATTGGTGACCAACGCGCCTTCGGTATAGGCGGATTTACCGATACGGCCGCTGATGGGGGAGGTGACGCGGGTATAGGCCAGGTTGATGCGGGCGGACTCAAGGGTGGCTTTGGCCGCTACCACCGCGGCATCGTCCTGACGCATGGTGGCCACTGCCGTATCATAATCCTGCTTGCTGACAAAATTGGTGGGGAGCA
Encoded here:
- a CDS encoding efflux RND transporter periplasmic adaptor subunit; the encoded protein is MIKNRGILPLAAVLMLSGSFILVGCDNKDAKQAGNQQQAPEVSVVTVKKQSLNVTTDLPGRTNAFRVAEVRPQVNGIILKRNFVEGSDVQAGASLYQIDPATYQAAYDNANGALAQAQANAAIAKVTVNRYQKLLPTNFVSKQDYDTAVATMRQDDAAVVAAKATLESARINLAYTRVTSPISGRIGKSAYTEGALVTNAQTTAMATVQQLDPMYVDVTQSSNDYSRLKQELANGTLKQQNGKATVRLLMEDGSVYAQSGTLEFSDVTVDETTGSITLRAIFPNPQLTLLPGMFVRARLDEGVNDSALLVPQQGITHDPRGNATAMVVGPDNKVALRQITAPQAIGDKWLVTAGLQEGDRVIVTGLQKVRPGAQVTAKEATTDEQKPGQPQPENASKS